A genomic segment from Spirochaeta lutea encodes:
- a CDS encoding J domain-containing protein, which translates to MLRVRRLFLGVVPWITAGLGFVLGWYGALLGLLSGLLLGQLMYGQYAARQIRGVLGWKGRDPGSVYDDELILLALGVGAVFLDGPPKVAQIQVLQGYIGQVVALRPSEIPLLRQLSDDMIRLQGPRAPQAQVLCSLALAHGRWLASSREAMAQNHSGLSRHRLSGPRPRVLGLPRTDRSPENLAIWLYHLAGSEREGMTRSKLEVLLGICRCLGVQEQAMLARFRQGPHLSGDALERLGLPEDSGAEQIKQRYRRLQRDLHPDRRNGVPGQGYQEVQDAYQILRWQLELPEESADPALQKSGISR; encoded by the coding sequence ATGCTAAGGGTTAGACGATTATTCCTCGGAGTTGTTCCATGGATTACCGCCGGGCTGGGGTTCGTCCTGGGGTGGTACGGTGCCTTGTTAGGGCTATTGTCGGGGTTATTGCTGGGACAATTGATGTACGGTCAGTATGCCGCCCGGCAGATTAGAGGCGTCTTGGGCTGGAAGGGCCGGGACCCAGGGTCGGTGTATGACGATGAGCTTATTCTCCTGGCCTTGGGGGTAGGGGCGGTGTTTTTGGACGGGCCGCCGAAGGTCGCCCAGATCCAGGTGCTTCAGGGGTACATCGGTCAGGTGGTGGCCCTCAGGCCCTCGGAGATTCCCCTGCTCCGGCAGCTCAGCGACGATATGATCCGGCTGCAGGGACCCCGGGCTCCTCAGGCTCAGGTGCTCTGTTCCCTGGCACTGGCTCACGGCCGGTGGCTGGCCAGCTCCCGGGAGGCCATGGCCCAGAATCACTCCGGTCTTTCCAGACACCGCCTATCCGGGCCCCGGCCCCGGGTCTTGGGGCTTCCCAGGACGGATCGCAGCCCGGAGAATCTGGCGATCTGGCTGTACCATCTGGCCGGCTCGGAACGGGAGGGCATGACCCGGAGTAAGCTGGAGGTGTTGCTGGGGATTTGCCGGTGTTTAGGGGTGCAGGAGCAGGCCATGCTCGCCAGGTTCCGTCAGGGGCCCCATCTATCCGGGGATGCGCTGGAGCGTCTGGGGCTTCCCGAGGATTCCGGGGCTGAACAGATTAAACAGCGCTATCGGCGGTTGCAGCGGGATCTCCACCCCGACCGGCGCAACGGGGTGCCGGGCCAGGGCTATCAGGAGGTGCAGGATGCCTACCAGATTCTCCGGTGGCAGCTGGAGCTGCCGGAAGAATCGGCGGACCCTGCCCTCCAGAAGAGCGGCATCAGCCGGTAG
- the murA gene encoding UDP-N-acetylglucosamine 1-carboxyvinyltransferase, with protein MYKYVVEGGFPIKGTVKASGNKNAALPCIAAALLTDEQVTLRNIPDIEDVDVMFQVLTRLGAAVIPGDSHGEYHITAHDIKTSEIPVDLSRRIRASILFAGPMVARTGKIILPPPGGDVIGRRRLDTHFLALEALGARVEVDGVFKLTSNRLVGVDLFLDEASVTATENAIMAAVLADGTTVIENAASEPHVQDLCNMLNAMGAGISGIGSNILTIRGVKKLGGTDFAISADFMEVGSFIGLAAVTRGELTITDAAPQHLKMVKLGMAKLGVHWETEGSTIHVPKGQSLRVVPDLGGMIPKIDDAPWPGFPPDLMSIIITLATQAEGTVLIHEKMFESRMFFVDKLIGMGARIVLCDPHRAVISGPARLSGSELVSPDVRAGMAMVIAALAAEGQSIIQNVYQIERGYENLASRLQSLGANIQRLPTG; from the coding sequence ATGTACAAGTATGTAGTTGAAGGCGGGTTCCCCATCAAGGGAACCGTGAAAGCCAGCGGAAACAAGAACGCCGCCCTGCCCTGTATTGCGGCTGCCCTGCTGACAGATGAGCAGGTGACCCTGCGCAATATTCCCGATATCGAAGATGTGGACGTGATGTTCCAGGTACTCACCCGTCTGGGGGCGGCGGTTATCCCCGGAGACAGTCACGGAGAATACCATATAACCGCCCATGATATAAAAACCTCCGAGATCCCCGTTGATCTTTCCCGGCGCATCCGGGCCAGCATTCTCTTTGCCGGCCCCATGGTAGCCCGGACGGGAAAGATTATCCTACCGCCTCCGGGAGGGGATGTTATCGGCCGTCGCCGGCTGGATACCCACTTTCTGGCATTGGAGGCATTGGGAGCCCGGGTCGAGGTGGACGGCGTCTTTAAGCTCACCAGCAACCGCCTGGTGGGGGTGGATCTGTTTCTCGATGAGGCCTCGGTAACCGCTACCGAAAACGCCATCATGGCGGCCGTCCTGGCCGATGGTACCACGGTCATTGAGAACGCCGCCAGCGAACCCCACGTCCAGGATCTCTGCAATATGCTCAATGCCATGGGCGCCGGAATCTCGGGCATCGGCAGCAATATCCTGACCATCCGGGGTGTAAAGAAACTGGGCGGCACCGACTTTGCCATCAGCGCGGATTTTATGGAGGTCGGCAGCTTCATAGGACTGGCCGCAGTCACCCGGGGTGAGCTCACCATTACCGATGCCGCCCCCCAGCACCTCAAGATGGTCAAGCTGGGCATGGCAAAACTGGGGGTCCATTGGGAAACCGAGGGAAGCACCATCCACGTGCCCAAGGGCCAGTCTCTCCGGGTTGTTCCCGATTTAGGGGGGATGATTCCCAAGATTGACGACGCCCCCTGGCCGGGCTTTCCCCCGGATCTCATGAGCATCATCATCACCCTGGCCACCCAGGCCGAGGGCACGGTTCTGATCCACGAGAAAATGTTTGAAAGCCGGATGTTCTTTGTGGACAAGCTTATCGGCATGGGGGCCCGGATCGTCCTCTGCGACCCCCACCGGGCGGTTATTTCCGGACCCGCACGCCTATCGGGCAGCGAATTGGTAAGCCCCGACGTCCGGGCCGGTATGGCCATGGTCATAGCCGCCCTGGCGGCCGAAGGCCAGAGTATTATCCAGAATGTCTATCAGATTGAACGGGGATACGAGAACCTCGCCAGCCGCCTGCAGAGCCTAGGGGCCAATATACAACGCCTGCCTACCGGCTGA
- a CDS encoding aspartate kinase: MKIMKFGGTSVKDAGRIRGMVDIVAQAADRYPVHIVCSAMKGITDDLIRIARMAEDGDGGYKQIIEEIWTRQLDAVDDLFEPDGLGDDAPRRYREGVMSQLQGLLKELREISHGVFLVRECSPRSLDLVMSFGERMNNSLIAAYMNSIGIPAFFVDARQLVKTDTSYGRGEVNFAKTNDNIRRFFNQHEDDGIGVITGFVASTDKGITTTLGRNGSDYSASIFGAALGASDIEIWTDVDGVLEADPRVVPEAAVIDDLGIDEAMEMSYFGAEVLHPYTMLPAVETGIPIWIKNTMNPSVRGTRIGGDAPQREASITGIASIPRVAMINVVGGGMVGARGIASKIFLALARSEVNIIMISQASSEHSICVVLREDEAETAETCLRQDLAHELRIRQLQTIQVIRGLEVVSIIGSGMRGRPGVSGRLFQSLGRKGINVQAIAQGSSEMNISFVISSKDHNPALQSIHQAFFQSGIN, from the coding sequence ATGAAGATTATGAAATTTGGGGGAACCTCGGTGAAGGACGCAGGCCGGATCCGGGGGATGGTGGACATAGTTGCCCAAGCAGCCGACCGGTATCCGGTGCATATTGTCTGTTCAGCCATGAAGGGCATAACCGACGATTTGATCCGTATCGCCCGGATGGCCGAGGACGGTGACGGCGGGTACAAACAGATTATCGAAGAAATCTGGACGCGTCAGCTGGATGCGGTGGATGATCTGTTTGAACCCGACGGTCTGGGGGATGACGCCCCCCGGCGGTACCGCGAGGGGGTAATGAGTCAGCTCCAGGGACTGCTTAAGGAACTCCGGGAGATCAGCCACGGGGTGTTCCTGGTGCGGGAGTGCAGCCCCCGCAGCCTGGATCTGGTCATGAGTTTCGGTGAGCGGATGAACAACAGTCTGATTGCCGCTTATATGAATAGCATCGGCATTCCGGCCTTCTTCGTGGATGCCCGTCAGCTTGTGAAAACCGATACCTCCTACGGCCGGGGCGAGGTGAACTTTGCGAAGACCAACGACAACATCCGGCGCTTTTTTAATCAGCACGAGGATGATGGCATCGGCGTTATTACCGGGTTTGTGGCCAGTACCGATAAGGGTATCACCACCACCCTGGGGCGTAACGGCAGCGATTACTCCGCCAGCATCTTCGGGGCGGCCCTGGGTGCCAGCGATATTGAAATTTGGACCGATGTGGACGGGGTTCTGGAAGCCGATCCCCGGGTAGTGCCCGAGGCGGCGGTCATCGACGATCTGGGGATTGACGAGGCCATGGAAATGTCCTACTTCGGGGCGGAGGTCCTGCATCCCTATACCATGCTGCCTGCCGTGGAAACGGGGATTCCCATCTGGATTAAAAACACCATGAACCCCTCGGTGCGGGGGACCAGGATCGGGGGAGACGCCCCCCAGCGGGAGGCCTCTATTACCGGTATCGCCTCCATCCCCCGGGTTGCCATGATTAACGTGGTCGGCGGGGGAATGGTGGGTGCCCGGGGAATCGCCTCGAAGATCTTCCTGGCCCTTGCCCGGTCCGAGGTGAATATCATCATGATAAGCCAGGCATCCAGCGAGCATTCCATCTGTGTGGTGCTGCGGGAGGATGAGGCGGAGACTGCAGAAACCTGTCTGCGTCAGGACCTGGCCCATGAGCTGCGGATACGTCAGCTCCAGACCATCCAGGTTATCCGCGGGCTGGAGGTTGTATCCATCATCGGGTCCGGGATGCGGGGTCGCCCGGGGGTAAGCGGGCGGCTCTTTCAGAGCCTGGGCCGCAAGGGAATCAACGTTCAAGCTATTGCCCAGGGAAGCTCGGAGATGAACATCTCCTTTGTCATCTCCTCCAAGGATCATAATCCCGCCCTGCAGTCCATCCATCAGGCATTCTTTCAGTCAGGAATAAACTAG
- a CDS encoding pyridoxal-phosphate dependent enzyme gives MQFVSTRGGGKDAPVGFRQAVFQGLAPDGGLYHPLEEPDLSGIIRGFSPSTSFTELAFRMTRALFSQELTEDQADQLCRRAFPFEPALSRLGPGHLLLELFHGPSCAFKDFGASYLANVMQTFLDGRSQRAIILTATSGDTGSAVAQAFHGKDAIDVVILYPSGRVSPSQEQQLTTLGGNVHALEVQGSFDDCQSLVKQAFTDPALSKDLPLTSANSINLGRLIPQSFYYLWAASRDLESLDPGSSAPGTSVRSASASGASSSSPAAPRPGKSGPGTFCVPSGNFGNLTAGILARRWGMAADGFIAATNANDVVPQYLETGDYQPRPSIPTHANAMDVGSPSNFERMSALFQGDFHAMARLIRGESSNNQQILDTMKDYYQRQGVYLCPHTAAGVRAGDRALKEGTAQRVITLATAHPAKFPEIARLATGTEPAMPQRLADVMSRTKQATLIDPTLEALGAFLRDSFRS, from the coding sequence ATGCAATTTGTGTCTACCCGAGGCGGCGGCAAGGATGCCCCTGTGGGATTCCGTCAGGCCGTGTTCCAGGGGCTTGCCCCGGACGGCGGCTTATACCATCCCTTGGAAGAGCCGGATCTCTCCGGGATCATCCGGGGGTTTAGTCCCAGTACCAGTTTTACCGAACTTGCCTTCCGGATGACCAGGGCCCTCTTTTCCCAGGAGCTCACCGAAGACCAGGCAGACCAGCTCTGCCGCCGGGCCTTTCCCTTTGAGCCGGCCCTTTCCCGTCTCGGCCCGGGCCACCTTCTGTTGGAGTTGTTTCATGGTCCAAGCTGTGCCTTTAAGGATTTTGGTGCAAGTTACCTGGCGAATGTTATGCAAACCTTCCTGGACGGCCGGAGTCAGCGGGCAATAATCCTGACCGCCACCAGCGGAGACACCGGCAGCGCTGTGGCGCAAGCCTTCCACGGCAAGGACGCCATCGATGTGGTAATCCTGTACCCCTCCGGCCGGGTAAGCCCCAGCCAGGAACAACAGCTTACCACCCTGGGGGGCAACGTCCATGCCCTGGAGGTGCAGGGCAGCTTCGACGACTGCCAGAGCCTGGTAAAACAAGCCTTCACCGACCCGGCTCTCAGCAAAGACCTCCCCCTGACCAGTGCAAACTCGATAAATCTGGGCCGCCTCATCCCCCAGAGCTTTTATTACCTCTGGGCCGCCAGTCGGGACCTTGAGTCCCTGGATCCTGGATCCTCCGCCCCAGGAACCTCGGTACGTTCAGCCTCCGCCTCGGGCGCCTCTTCTTCAAGCCCCGCCGCCCCGCGCCCCGGGAAATCAGGCCCGGGGACCTTCTGTGTTCCCAGCGGCAACTTCGGCAACCTAACCGCCGGCATCCTGGCCCGCCGCTGGGGCATGGCCGCCGACGGCTTCATCGCGGCAACCAATGCCAATGACGTCGTGCCCCAGTACCTGGAAACCGGCGATTACCAACCCCGGCCCTCCATCCCCACCCATGCCAACGCCATGGATGTGGGCAGCCCCAGCAATTTTGAGCGGATGAGCGCCTTGTTTCAGGGTGATTTTCATGCCATGGCCCGGCTAATCCGGGGTGAATCCAGCAACAATCAACAGATCCTGGATACCATGAAGGACTACTACCAGCGCCAGGGGGTGTACCTCTGTCCGCATACCGCTGCCGGTGTCCGTGCCGGGGACCGAGCCCTGAAGGAGGGCACCGCGCAGCGGGTTATTACCCTGGCAACCGCCCATCCTGCAAAGTTCCCGGAAATCGCCCGGCTGGCCACAGGCACCGAACCCGCTATGCCCCAACGCCTGGCAGATGTCATGTCCAGAACCAAGCAAGCGACCCTCATTGACCCGACCCTGGAGGCCCTGGGAGCGTTCCTCCGGGACAGCTTTCGTTCCTAG
- a CDS encoding HD domain-containing protein, protein MIEDLVQQLSRPIVLTRFSALDRLYRIKGPNAWSPYLHAAYHGSLVDLARDVPHLSFPGLPGVDAALGLGSTTVHLTVLDDESLESHPIDSLNLTYRYQENAFSDPRDSYLDLRKGHLTVQGSPLADARGSSAKSGAGPGVLAGLTSRQLLDLGVLLARYPVDPKQADLLLEQAEICRTEGRSWTFLEAGELRWLWGMVITGRWAHRGLRFLYRLGVLGELWPVLGAMDRTSHSKECHPEGNVWEHSLESLKHRKVFDLAFSTALFLHDCGKPSARRNKNRLFDGHAEIGASLAEDILQSMDYPREFIREVSWLIESHMIPGAIRSLPGYRTEPYLSNPWFPKLLELYRCDIASTWRDLGDYHTACAVYRSFLRYKKNPFRDSEGKKLLRLYVADT, encoded by the coding sequence ATGATTGAGGACCTTGTTCAGCAGCTTTCACGTCCCATTGTTCTCACTCGTTTCTCGGCCCTGGATAGGCTGTACCGCATCAAGGGCCCCAATGCCTGGTCCCCCTATCTGCACGCGGCCTACCACGGCAGCCTGGTGGATCTGGCCCGGGATGTGCCCCATCTCTCGTTTCCGGGACTTCCTGGAGTGGATGCCGCCCTGGGGCTTGGCAGCACCACGGTCCATCTAACCGTCCTGGATGATGAATCCCTGGAATCCCACCCCATCGATTCCCTGAACCTTACCTACCGGTACCAAGAAAATGCCTTCTCAGACCCTCGTGACAGCTACCTTGATCTGCGCAAGGGCCACCTGACCGTTCAGGGAAGTCCCCTGGCGGATGCCCGGGGCTCATCGGCTAAGAGCGGCGCCGGCCCGGGGGTTCTGGCCGGATTAACCTCCCGGCAGCTCCTGGATCTGGGGGTGCTCCTGGCCCGGTATCCGGTCGATCCGAAACAGGCGGATCTGCTCCTTGAACAGGCGGAAATCTGCAGGACCGAGGGCCGTTCGTGGACGTTCTTGGAGGCAGGGGAATTGCGCTGGTTGTGGGGTATGGTGATTACCGGGCGGTGGGCCCACCGGGGACTGCGGTTTCTCTACCGCCTAGGGGTTCTTGGAGAGCTGTGGCCGGTGCTGGGAGCCATGGACCGCACCAGCCATAGCAAGGAATGCCATCCCGAGGGAAACGTCTGGGAGCATAGTCTGGAAAGCCTGAAGCACCGCAAAGTCTTCGATTTGGCCTTTTCCACCGCTCTGTTCCTCCACGACTGCGGCAAACCCTCGGCCCGGCGGAATAAAAACCGGCTCTTCGACGGACACGCCGAGATCGGGGCATCCCTGGCGGAGGATATTCTCCAATCCATGGACTATCCCCGGGAGTTTATCCGTGAGGTCTCTTGGCTCATCGAGAGTCACATGATTCCCGGGGCCATCCGGAGTCTGCCAGGCTACCGGACCGAACCCTACCTCTCCAATCCCTGGTTTCCCAAGCTCCTTGAACTCTACCGCTGCGATATCGCCTCCACCTGGAGGGACCTGGGTGATTACCATACCGCATGTGCGGTGTACCGGAGTTTCCTGCGCTACAAGAAGAATCCCTTCCGGGATTCCGAGGGCAAAAAACTCCTACGGCTCTATGTGGCCGATACTTAG
- a CDS encoding DUF4954 family protein, whose product MHLQTVSQKIIYSDLQNRIAHFCPCSTDEGASRESAPADQPDTPEQDLPESRELRDEEIRLLREQGNSAEDWSAVRVHPDFNVLSVRGNQFFGRVYLGVFSGAMHAYPVPGGVVSLPQGVYGSTLADCRIGSASAVHRCPMLQGVRTGREVLLSNSSLRSSGATIYGNGIEIPIGVEIGGRPVRIFADLSLELAQFVLDRPGDALVQDDFNALVDRYCSRIQGHCTIVDDYAAVLDARHIQDAYIGPHAWVHQCDCIEEATILSTPADPTEVGPSSVIRRSIIQEGVSVDTGALVFDSMLFEHSYVTEHGKVQHTIVGPNSGVSLGEATASFMGPFVGFHHQSLLIANYWPGGRGNIGYGANVGSNHTSRMPDQECWPGEGMFFGLSSVIKYPANYREAPYTIIAAGVTTLPQKISFPFSLINEPVAYYLEVPPGFNNLIPAWGLTDNLYSLKRNEGKYKARNKAKRNHFDLTLFRPEIIAYMRKAVEYLESITERKTIYLPKDIPGLGKNMMTDVNRLKAIEAYRFFITLASLKAMRDRILANPKAVRSAEERRAETAGLERYLTMVPELLTRTLSSRQRDIDRGKAIIDDYQQTHCPAEEDPFVVETRQEVELELSRTRQALEYLSGA is encoded by the coding sequence ATGCATCTGCAAACCGTTTCCCAAAAAATAATCTATTCCGATCTTCAAAACCGTATTGCCCACTTCTGTCCCTGCAGCACCGATGAGGGGGCATCCCGGGAATCCGCTCCGGCGGATCAGCCCGACACCCCCGAACAGGATCTGCCCGAGAGCCGGGAGCTCCGGGACGAAGAGATCCGCCTTCTGCGGGAGCAGGGCAACAGCGCCGAGGACTGGAGCGCCGTCCGGGTGCATCCCGATTTTAACGTCCTGTCGGTGCGGGGTAACCAGTTCTTCGGCAGGGTCTACCTGGGGGTCTTTTCCGGCGCCATGCACGCCTACCCGGTGCCCGGGGGGGTGGTGAGCCTGCCCCAGGGGGTCTACGGCAGCACCCTGGCGGATTGCCGGATCGGCAGCGCCTCGGCGGTGCACCGCTGCCCCATGCTCCAAGGGGTGCGGACCGGCAGGGAGGTACTGCTATCCAACTCTAGTCTGCGGTCCTCGGGGGCCACGATCTACGGTAACGGCATTGAAATCCCCATAGGCGTAGAAATCGGCGGACGACCGGTCCGGATATTCGCAGATTTGAGCCTGGAGCTTGCCCAGTTCGTCCTGGACCGCCCCGGGGATGCCTTGGTTCAGGATGATTTTAATGCCCTGGTGGACCGGTACTGCTCCCGGATTCAGGGACACTGTACCATCGTGGACGACTATGCTGCGGTGTTGGATGCCCGGCATATTCAGGATGCGTACATCGGTCCCCATGCCTGGGTGCATCAATGCGACTGTATCGAAGAGGCCACCATCCTTTCGACCCCGGCGGATCCCACGGAGGTGGGGCCCTCATCGGTTATCCGGCGGAGTATTATCCAGGAGGGGGTGAGCGTGGATACCGGGGCCCTGGTCTTCGATTCCATGCTCTTTGAGCATAGCTATGTAACCGAACACGGAAAGGTGCAGCACACCATCGTGGGGCCTAACTCCGGGGTGAGTCTTGGGGAGGCCACGGCCAGTTTTATGGGGCCCTTTGTGGGGTTTCATCACCAGAGTCTGCTCATCGCCAACTACTGGCCCGGGGGCCGGGGGAATATCGGCTACGGGGCGAACGTGGGCTCCAACCATACAAGCCGGATGCCCGACCAGGAGTGCTGGCCCGGGGAGGGGATGTTCTTCGGCCTTTCGTCGGTGATTAAATATCCGGCCAACTACCGGGAGGCCCCCTACACCATCATCGCCGCGGGGGTCACCACCCTTCCCCAGAAGATTTCCTTTCCCTTTTCTCTCATCAATGAGCCGGTGGCATACTATTTGGAGGTTCCCCCGGGATTCAACAATCTGATCCCGGCTTGGGGGCTGACGGATAACCTCTACAGCTTGAAGCGCAACGAGGGGAAATACAAGGCCCGGAACAAGGCGAAACGTAATCACTTCGATCTGACCCTCTTTCGCCCGGAGATCATCGCCTACATGCGCAAAGCCGTGGAATACCTGGAGTCCATCACCGAACGGAAAACCATCTACCTGCCCAAGGATATTCCCGGGTTGGGAAAAAACATGATGACGGATGTTAACCGCCTGAAGGCCATCGAGGCCTACCGGTTCTTCATTACCCTAGCCTCCCTCAAGGCCATGCGTGACCGGATTCTGGCGAATCCCAAGGCGGTCCGCAGCGCCGAGGAGCGCCGGGCGGAGACCGCGGGCCTGGAGCGCTACCTGACCATGGTTCCCGAGCTCCTGACCCGGACCCTCTCCAGCCGCCAGCGCGATATCGACCGGGGTAAGGCCATCATCGACGATTACCAGCAGACCCACTGCCCCGCCGAGGAAGATCCCTTCGTGGTAGAAACCCGCCAGGAGGTCGAGCTGGAGTTGTCCCGTACCCGCCAGGCCCTGGAGTATCTCTCGGGGGCCTAG